The following proteins are co-located in the bacterium (Candidatus Blackallbacteria) CG13_big_fil_rev_8_21_14_2_50_49_14 genome:
- the clpP gene encoding ATP-dependent Clp endopeptidase, proteolytic subunit ClpP: MQYVPTVVEQTGHGERAYDIFSRLLKSRIIFLGTPINDQIANLVVAQLLFLDAEDSDKEISLYINSPGGSVTAGLAIYDTMQHIQSPVVTICVGQCASMGAVLLAGGEPGKRMALPNSRIMIHQPLGGAQGQATDIEIQAQEILRMKKRLNYLLAHHCKSDIEIIERDTDRDFYMTAEAAKEYGLVDQVLESAAVKAAEKMEQDREGQEKSETSPDKKK, encoded by the coding sequence ATGCAGTATGTTCCTACCGTTGTCGAACAAACCGGACACGGTGAACGGGCCTACGATATATTTTCGCGCCTGCTGAAATCCCGGATTATCTTTTTGGGCACCCCGATTAACGATCAGATTGCCAATCTGGTGGTTGCTCAGTTGCTCTTCCTTGATGCCGAAGATTCCGATAAAGAAATCTCACTCTATATCAACAGCCCTGGTGGTTCAGTCACCGCTGGTCTGGCCATTTACGATACCATGCAACATATCCAATCACCGGTCGTTACGATCTGTGTCGGACAATGTGCCAGCATGGGTGCCGTACTTCTGGCCGGTGGAGAACCTGGCAAACGCATGGCTTTGCCCAATTCACGGATCATGATTCACCAACCCTTGGGAGGGGCTCAAGGCCAAGCCACAGATATTGAAATTCAGGCCCAGGAAATTCTGCGCATGAAGAAACGTTTGAATTATCTGTTGGCACACCATTGCAAGAGCGACATTGAGATCATCGAACGGGACACCGATCGTGATTTTTATATGACGGCTGAAGCTGCCAAGGAATATGGATTGGTCGATCAGGTTCTGGAATCTGCCGCTGTCAAAGCCGCAGAGAAAATGGAACAGGATCGTGAAGGTCAGGAGAAATCCGAAACCAGCCCAGATAAAAAGAAATAA